From Amphiura filiformis chromosome 20, Afil_fr2py, whole genome shotgun sequence, a single genomic window includes:
- the LOC140142095 gene encoding scavenger receptor cysteine-rich type 1 protein M160-like, producing MAASFRLAGGSGPHEGRLEVFFKDKWGSICLKQIHQDLTHSWEYLRSAKDICRTFGYNSGSMLPTNATNFGSSQGPIWITNIICPFTKYYELQDCVHQWGNDGLYCDHSDDIAIICNTSDPIITTIRLVGGAGPHEGRVEVQRNGKWGRLGSISTYWESKPFPDGVDSHFSASVICQQLGYNNVGAYETAPDVFGPGTGGVYDLLRFCDGDHDYPCVYDHTFHTEEEVLQNKHGDFGIGLVCDVKSTPEARLVGGPTPSEGRLEMKFRDEWGSICDKRIHTVFDEPRELAMYKKGEITSICKLLGYSGRTGNTTTTQYGNGDLQRRWFYSGSCLRGPYDQVYWSHLGKMTICARDYFGDVPDYNDDCAAAGIACDGSTSAVPIRLVGGSGPYEGRLEVFNAGEWGTVCVEDFKSWGQAEADAVCHQLGYHPGSQDREFRFIGVHKGTTAKLFGESSQNKIWLDDVQCTPDDTDSRMILKDCKHSEWGGSGLCDHSNDVGVVCGTISPYSPYIALVGGNGPNEGRLEINFRKEWGTVCFNEEFDYGKLPEIVCKQIGLAGYGTATLTRKFGAGEGRIWFENLSCNGTENNIDTCRHPAWGTSQCDHTMDIGIICASDAFPASSAISQRPCRLGIAIGLMVVIWLRLSSSG from the exons ATGGCCGCCTCTTTTCGACTTGCTGGTGGGTCAGGACCTCACGAGGGACGTCTGGAAGTGTTCTTCAAAGACAAATGGGGATCCATTtgtttgaaacagattcatcaggatctaACACATTCATGGGAATATCTGCGCTCTGCAAAAGACATCTGTCGGACATTTGGATACAACAGTGGAAGCATGTTACCAACTAATGCGACGAACTTTGGATCCTCACAAGGACCGATATGGATAACAAACATCATCTGTCCCTTCACAAAATATTATGAACTTCAGGATTGCGTACACCAATGGGGAAATGACGGTTTATATTGTGATCACAGCGATGATATAGCCATAATCTGCAATA CTTCTGATCCAATAATTACTACTATCCGACTTGTCGGTGGGGCAGGACCACATGAAGGAAGAGTTGAAGTACAACGCAACGGGAAATGGGGACGCCTCGGCAGCATCTCTACATACTGGGAGTCAAAACCCTTCCCGGACGGAGTGGACAGTCACTTTTCGGCTTCAGTAATCTGCCAACAGTTGGGTTACAACAACGTCGGTGCGTACGAAACAGCACCCGATGTTTTCGGACCGGGAACGGGAGGTGTTTATGATCTCTTGAGATTCTGTGATGGCGACCACGATTATCCTTGCGTGTACGATCACACATTTCATACGGAAGAAGAAGTTCTACAAAATAAGCATGGTGATTTTGGTATTGGACTCGTGTGTGATG TTAAATCAACACCAGAAGCAAGGTTAGTCGGCGGACCCACTCCTAGTGAAGGACGTTTGGAAATGAAGTTCAGAGACGAATGGGGCAGCATATGTGATAAAAGGATCCATACAGTTTTTGATGAGCCTAGAGAACTAGCTATGTACAAGAAGGGAGAAATCACATCAATATGTAAGCTCCTTGGGTACAGTGGACGGACAGGCAATACTACAACAACACAATATGGCAATGGAGATTTACAGAGACGATGGTTTTATTCTGGATCATGTTTACGCGGGCCCTACGATCAGGTGTATTGGAGCCATTTGGGGAAGATGACGATATGTGCAAGGGACTACTTTGGAGATGTACCTGACTACAATGATGACTGCGCTGCTGCGGGGATTGCTTGTGACG GCTCTACATCAGCTGTCCCTATACGACTAGTGGGTGGATCAGGACCATACGAAGGCCGACTAGAGGTGTTCAATGCTGGGGAGTGGGGTACGGTATGTGTGGAGGATTTCAAGTCATGGGGACAGGCAGAGGCTGATGCAGTGTGTCATCAACTTGGTTATCATCCGGGATCACAAGACAGAGAATTTCGTTTCATAG GGGTTCACAAAGGAACAACAGCAAAGTTATTTGGAGAGTCATCTCAGAATAAAATATGGTTAGATGACGTGCAGTGCACACCAGATGATACAGACTCTCGTATGATATTGAAGGATTGCAAACACAGTGAATGGGGAGGAAGTGGGCTTTGCGATCATTCGAACGATGTTGGAGTCGTATGTGGAA CTATTTCTCCATATTCTCCCTATATCGCCTTGGTTGGGGGAAATGGACCAAATGAAGGCCGACTTGAAATCAACTTTCGGAAAGAATGGGGCACAGTGTGTTTCAATGAGGAGTTTGATTATGGGAAACTACCCGAAATCGTATGCAAGCAGATTGGTCTTGCTGGCTACGGTACAGCAACTTTGACGCGGAAATTTGGAGCTGGTGAGGGTCGTATATGGTTCGAAAACCTCTCGTGTAATGGCACTGAAAATAATATAGATACCTGTAGACATCCAGCTTGGGGTACATCACAATGTGATCATACTATGGACATTGGCatcatatgtgcaagtgacg CGTTTCCGGCATCATCTGCAATAAGCCAGAGACCTTGTAGGCTTGGTATAGCAATTGGTTTAATGGTGGTTATATGGTTACGGTTATCATCTTCCGGATAA